Proteins co-encoded in one Acinetobacter lwoffii genomic window:
- the fabR gene encoding HTH-type transcriptional repressor FabR: MKISSDASLLQSKSIDEPIIVRSVGRKATITKEELFQAALNLIGPQKSISSLSLREVAREAGIAPNSFYRHFKDIDELAIELIDRAGIVLRQILHEARLQASRQNSIIRSSVEVFIAQLDADEGNLSLLLREGYTGSKSYKQAVERQLNYFQQELQDDLIRLERLNNKKLFHPDIAAKAITQLVFNMGANVIDMPAEDRKEIAEQTMIMIRMILEGARHLEDSQLR, encoded by the coding sequence ATGAAAATAAGCAGTGACGCATCTTTATTACAATCGAAAAGCATTGATGAGCCGATTATCGTACGGAGTGTCGGTCGCAAGGCCACCATTACCAAGGAAGAACTGTTTCAGGCTGCGTTGAATCTGATTGGGCCACAAAAAAGTATTTCCTCTTTAAGTCTACGTGAAGTCGCGCGTGAAGCCGGTATTGCACCGAACAGCTTCTATCGTCATTTTAAAGATATTGATGAACTGGCCATTGAGCTGATTGATCGTGCCGGAATTGTATTGCGTCAGATTTTGCATGAAGCACGTCTGCAAGCTTCTCGCCAGAACAGCATCATCCGCAGTTCTGTAGAAGTTTTTATTGCCCAGCTGGATGCCGATGAAGGTAATCTGAGCCTATTATTACGTGAAGGTTATACCGGTTCCAAATCTTATAAACAGGCGGTAGAACGTCAGTTGAATTATTTTCAGCAGGAACTTCAGGATGATTTGATTCGTCTGGAACGCTTAAACAATAAGAAGTTATTTCATCCCGATATTGCAGCCAAAGCGATTACCCAACTGGTCTTCAACATGGGTGCTAATGTGATTGATATGCCTGCCGAAGACCGCAAAGAAATTGCCGAACAGACCATGATCATGATCCGGATGATCCTTGAAGGTGCACGTCATCTGGAAGATTCTCAGCTGCGCTAA
- a CDS encoding IS4-like element ISAbe18 family transposase: MSHQNTVFHELIKPVVRQDFEQLAKVHHVGQKFRAASRWDQFIAILMSQFSCRQSLRDIQSNLECQQEKLSHLGAKSIPRSTLARINEQQPAALYQQLFYKLLKYYEHSKVAHKFRFKNPLYSLDASHIDLSLSLCEWAKVHDSKASMKLSIGLNHSNDIPEFVAVENGKENDMVQGRKFQFPAGSIVVFDKGYVDYQWYANLTAQNIGFVTRFRPKSVYQVIRQHPVLESKGILKDETIQLNSAHALKRKAPVLRRIEYRDQQSGKHFSFLSNNFHLAASTIAAIYKDRWKVELFFKAIKQNLKLKAFLGRSRNAIQTQIWIAMIAYLLVSFAQHLGKTGWTVQRLLRIIQVNLFERRTLKALFSPDKIPIKQEEAQMSFLL, from the coding sequence CCCGGTGGGATCAGTTTATTGCCATATTGATGTCTCAATTCTCTTGTAGGCAAAGTCTGAGAGATATTCAATCCAATTTGGAGTGCCAACAGGAAAAGCTAAGTCATCTCGGAGCAAAGTCTATTCCCCGAAGCACGCTGGCACGAATCAATGAGCAGCAGCCTGCTGCCTTGTATCAACAGCTATTTTACAAGTTGCTTAAATACTATGAACACTCGAAAGTAGCTCATAAATTTCGCTTTAAGAATCCCTTGTATTCCTTGGATGCCAGTCATATTGACCTGTCGCTTTCCTTATGTGAATGGGCCAAAGTTCATGACTCAAAAGCCAGCATGAAACTCAGCATAGGATTGAATCACAGCAATGATATTCCTGAGTTTGTTGCAGTTGAAAATGGCAAAGAAAATGACATGGTACAAGGCCGCAAATTCCAGTTTCCTGCTGGCAGCATTGTAGTTTTTGATAAAGGCTATGTCGATTACCAATGGTATGCAAATCTGACTGCTCAAAACATTGGATTTGTCACACGTTTTAGGCCTAAATCTGTGTATCAGGTGATCCGGCAACATCCAGTGCTTGAATCCAAAGGTATTCTAAAAGATGAAACCATTCAGCTGAATAGCGCACATGCCCTAAAAAGAAAAGCCCCAGTGTTAAGAAGAATTGAATATAGAGATCAGCAAAGTGGCAAGCACTTTAGCTTTCTCAGCAATAACTTTCATTTAGCCGCCTCCACCATTGCGGCGATTTATAAAGATCGTTGGAAAGTTGAGCTGTTCTTTAAGGCGATTAAGCAGAATCTCAAATTAAAAGCGTTTCTAGGCCGCAGCAGGAACGCAATTCAGACACAAATCTGGATTGCGATGATCGCCTATTTATTGGTGAGTTTCGCTCAACATTTAGGGAAAACAGGTTGGACAGTTCAACGTTTACTCAGAATAATTCAAGTGAATTTGTTTGAAAGAAGAACTTTAAAAGCTTTATTTTCACCCGATAAAATACCCATAAAACAAGAGGAAGCTCAAATGAGCTTCCTCTTGTGA
- a CDS encoding PAAR domain-containing protein — protein MSKALITLGTKTSHGGMVTKCEPSFLINGIAVHLNGMKHYCPKCQTMVTAISSNLSITVKGRAVVIAGDKASCGATFLPMQHLTLSQK, from the coding sequence ATGTCAAAAGCATTGATTACCCTTGGCACAAAGACCAGTCATGGCGGCATGGTGACTAAATGTGAACCCTCTTTTTTGATCAATGGTATTGCCGTACATTTAAATGGCATGAAGCATTATTGTCCCAAATGCCAGACCATGGTTACCGCAATTTCCAGCAATTTGTCTATTACTGTCAAAGGACGGGCAGTGGTCATCGCGGGGGATAAGGCCAGTTGCGGCGCGACTTTTCTACCGATGCAACATTTAACTTTATCGCAGAAATAA
- a CDS encoding alpha/beta fold hydrolase: protein MKQALHFTHANGIPSATYQKFLDCFQQDYEVKAIPFIGMNPQYPITRDWRYLVDEVIADIEQQFPHQQVIGLGHSFGGLVTLMAAYRRPELFSKLIIMDPPFVIGKNSAMFELIKKLNLKSVDRYTPAGITLKRKDYWPSKQVAIEALRFNRLFKNFDEQCFADYIESSIQPEPERGGVTLTIPKQIEAEIFRTVPAWWWRTPRRPPEVPMHLMTAEQSQFYQQGLPQGMHKIYRINYSVVEGGHMFPLEYPEATAKAVKAQLALL, encoded by the coding sequence ATGAAGCAAGCCCTACATTTTACCCATGCCAATGGTATCCCTTCGGCAACTTATCAGAAGTTTCTGGACTGTTTTCAGCAAGACTATGAGGTCAAAGCGATTCCATTTATCGGCATGAATCCGCAATATCCAATTACGCGAGACTGGCGCTATCTGGTCGATGAAGTTATTGCAGATATCGAGCAGCAATTTCCTCATCAACAGGTGATTGGTTTAGGGCATTCCTTCGGCGGTCTGGTGACCCTGATGGCGGCGTATCGACGTCCCGAACTGTTTTCCAAGCTGATCATTATGGATCCACCATTTGTGATTGGAAAAAACAGTGCCATGTTTGAACTGATCAAAAAGCTGAATCTAAAAAGTGTCGATCGTTATACACCCGCAGGAATTACGCTAAAACGCAAAGATTATTGGCCATCGAAACAGGTCGCAATTGAAGCACTCCGGTTTAACCGCTTATTTAAAAATTTCGATGAGCAGTGTTTTGCTGATTATATCGAGAGCAGCATTCAGCCAGAACCTGAACGTGGTGGGGTGACGTTAACTATTCCAAAACAGATAGAAGCGGAAATCTTCCGGACTGTGCCAGCCTGGTGGTGGAGAACACCACGCCGACCGCCTGAAGTGCCGATGCATCTGATGACTGCAGAGCAAAGCCAGTTTTATCAGCAGGGTTTGCCACAAGGGATGCACAAGATTTATCGGATTAATTATTCTGTGGTCGAGGGCGGGCATATGTTCCCGCTTGAGTATCCGGAAGCCACTGCAAAGGCAGTCAAAGCTCAACTCGCACTTTTGTAA